DNA sequence from the Chloroflexota bacterium genome:
GTATCTGGATAGGAGCCGTCTTACTCGCGGGGATGGGGCGTCAGGCCCTGGATTGGATAAGCATGTCCTGGGTAGATGTACTCTTAGGGGCTGCCTACGGCGTCGTACGGGGGTTGGCAATCGTATTGGTCCTCCTTGTTCTCTTCACCCGCTATCCCATCTTCGGCATCCTCGATGCCATCCGGGCTTCGGTCCTCGGCCCGCTTCTGCTCAAAGGGCTAGATGCCCTCCTGCAACTGGTGCTCGGTAAGTTCCATATCCTGCCCTCGGCCTGGTATGCCATTTCCTGACAGTGGTTATGGCCAACAGAAACAGCGGTGAGGCAATTTATCTCACCTCCATCGGATGTAAACTGAACCAAAGTGAGATGGAATCGCTGGCCCGCAAACTCCTGGCGGCCGGGCACCGTCTTACGGATAACCCCGCGGCAGCCAATGTATGCGTGATCAACACCTGCGCTGTTACCCACGTGGCGACGCGAAAGTCGCGAGGGGCTGTGCGTCGCATCCAAAGGGCGAACCCCAACGCGCGCATTGTCGTAACCGGCTGCTACGCGGAATTATGGCCCGCGGAAATCGAGGGGTTAGGTGGCATCACCCAAGTGGTGCCCAACAGGGAAAAGGAAGCGCTTCCATCTCTTTTACAGCGCTCGCTCGGCGAGGGGTGCCAGATCAGTGCCCCACTAGCCGGCATCATGGGGCACACGCGGGCGCTGGTCAAAATCCAGGATGGCTGTGACAACCAATGCACCTACTGCGTTGTCGCTCTGGCGCGAGGCCGTCAGCGCAGTCGCTCTCCCGATGAGGTAGTGGCCGAGGTCCGCGCCCGCGAGGCCGAGGGCTACCGTGAAGTGGTGCTCACGGGCGTCCACATCGGCGCGTATGGGCGTGAGTGCGGGAGCAGCCTGACGGCACTGGTGCGCCGACTGCTGGATGAAACAACCGTGCCACGCCTGCGCCTCTCCTCCATTGAACCCTGGGATCTGGACAAGGAGTTGTTAGCCCTCTTTGCGAACCCCCGCCTGTGCCGCCACCTGCATCTGCCCCTGCAAAGTGGCTGTGACCGCACCCTCCGGCGCATGGCCAGGCGCTACAGTGCGGGCTCGTATCGCGACCTGGTACAGGCCGCACGCCAAGCGATACCGGGGCTGGCGGTGACCACGGATGTTATCGTGGGCTTTCCTGGTGAGACCGAAGAGGATTTCGCGGAGAGCCTGGCCTTCGTGCGCGAGATGGCGTTCGCGCGGGTGCACGTCTTCCCCTACTCGTGCCGCCCCGGCACAGCGGCCGCCAACATGTCCGGCCAGGTGGAGCCGTCAGAGAAGCATTGCCGCACGGCGCGGATGATCGAGGTGGCAAAGGAAAGCGCGGCCGCCTTCCGCCGTGCATTCCTGGGGCGGGTTGTCGAGGTGCTATGGGAAAGACAAGGATTGCACTCTGAGCGTGGCCCCGTCTGGGACGGTTTGACGGACAACTACCTGCGGGTCTATACAGCGAACGAGAGCGATCTGGCCAATCAGATCACGCCGGTACGAGTTCTGTCCCTCTGGGAGGATGGGGTGTGGGGGGAGATAGTAGATGGCCCGGTGTGATGGAGACGGGTTTTTGCATGGGGCGAGTGCAGGAACTTGAACCTAGGATAACCCACTTAGAAGCCACGTGCGCACTTGAATAGAGATCTGCCATCGTGTCAACAAAGTTCATCGAGAGCATCCAAGTACGATACCACTGAAAGGCTCTAGAGAAATCTTCACCCTGCCTTCTTCCACAACATATATGTCTTCACCCAAAAAATTCCTCAGGGCCATGCCATCTGCCAGTCCCACTGAGGTGGTGGGGATCTGAAGCCAAGCCTGCCGTTCACTATTGTTTAGGATCACCAATATCGTCTCATCTGGGTCTTGCAGTGCGTACGCATAGGTGCCAGCAATTTTATCTACGCATACAGTCTTCCTGACCCCTCGTCGCAGCGCACGGTGGGCGTGTCTCATGGCACAGAGTTTTTTGTAATGGCTATGCAAATCCCGGTCCTGTTCCTCGCCCCACAACATAGGCTGTCGCGCATATCCATGTTCTTCGCGGCCGTTGGGCATACCGATTCCTCTCTCCTGCGATAAACCCACTTCAGTGCCATAGTAAATAATCGGTGGTTGCGGCAAAGTGAATTGACAAAGCGCTGCCAATTTGAGTCGCCTAGTATCTTCTCTCGCCAGCCACAGGAAGCGGTCCACATCGTGATTGTCCAGAAAAGTCGGACGGAGGAAATAATCAGCAAAATAGGACTCGTGATGGGTAATGAAGCTATCAAACTGTTCGGCATCAAGCTGCCCTAGAGCAAAATACTCACGGGCCGCACGCATAAAGAGAAAATCAAGACAACCGTCTAACCGCCCCTCATAGCTTCGCCAGGAGTCCGGATTTTCGATCACTTCACCTATGTGCACTGATTCTGGCCTGGTGTTCTTTACCATCTCAGCGAAATCAACCCAAAAACTGTGTGAAGGGCCAGCAGCGCTGTCCAAGCGGAAGCCGTCAACGTCATAGGTATTCAACCAGTGGATGGCTACCTGGCGAATGATGTAGTCGCGAACTTCTTGGTTTTCGGTGTTAAGCTGGGGCAAAGTTTTCACTCCGAAGAAAGCTTTGTATTCGTTAGGCCAATGTGTGAAGGTGTACCAGTTGTAATAAACACTATCTCGGCCGGCTTGCGCCTCGACGAAAAAGGGGTGCTTCCAAGAGGTATGATTGGCGACGAAATCCAGGATCACGTGCAAGCCCGCCTCATGTGCTAACTTGATGAGGTTTCTCAAGTCCGTCTCGCTTCCCAGTCGTGGTTCCACAGTCAGATAATCTGTGACGTCGTATCCATGGTAGGAAGTACTCGGAAAGCAAGGGGAAAGCCAAAGGCAATTCACACCCAGATTGACAAGGTAGTCCAATTTATCAATGACCCCGCGGATGGTCCCACCATAGAAGTCGGAGGGCGAAGTCAGTGACCTGAAACCAGGTGGGTGATTTCCCGGATAAAAGCGGTCAATGAAAATGTGGTAGATAATAGAATCCCGGACCCACTCAGGTGGTCTCAGCTCGTCCACGAGGTACGCAAAAACCGTAGCCAATGTTGAGTCAGAGACCTGATTATCAGCGTACACACTGCACCCGCCTCTAGAGTGCCAGGCCTCAATCTTATATTTGACTTTGGTCCCTTTTGCTTGTGGTGGTATTTGCCCTCGCCACCAATCCAGATATTCCCACATTAGATCATGCCATTCAGTCCGTTCGTAAGCCAAGGGTATACTAGTGCCGTGGGTAGCCCTGCCACGGCTCCCTTGAGGGTCCGAGCCATCAGTCGTATAATAAAGACTTACCTGATCATAAGTTCCGCTGATGCTAACCACCACGTCCACCGCCTGGTCAGGCAATGGATCAGGAGGAATGATAACGCTCCTGTGGTTCACCCCTCGACGCGTACGCCTTGCTTGATCTGCCGCCCAGGAAGGCTTCCCCCAACCTCCGAAGATCGTGATCTCAGGAAACAGCCCAGCGTCTCGAGAAGCATTACGTTCCATGCAATTTCTCCAAACTCGCGACGAACTCGTACAATTCTTCCACGTTCATCAACCCCGAAGCGCGCCCCGCATCAAGCCAGCCTGTATGTAACGTTGGCCCAAGATGAACACAATCACAAATGGAATGGACGTCATCACAGCCATAGCGGCAAACTGTGGCCAGGGGATAGCCAACTGCAGCCAAATTGACGCCACGGAACCAAAGGCCACGGCTACCGTATAGTAGCGAGAATCCAGTAAGATGATGCTGGCCACTATGTATTCGCTCCAGCACAAGATGAATACGAAAGCACAGGTAGCAAACAAGGCAGGGGCAGCCAGTGGCAACACGATGTGGCGGAGAATTTGGAGCGTTGAGGCGCCATCAATACACGCGTTCTCCTCAATCTCCAAAGGGACGGTATCAAAATATAGCTTGAGGTTCCAGATGCTGAAAGGCAAGGAGAGGGCAATATAGAGTAATGCCAAGCCGCCTAAGTTTAACAAATGTAACTCCCGAAATAGCAAGAAAAGGGGCATTAGTGTAGTTAGCGTAGGGAGGAATTGGATCATAAGTATCATTCCAAGAAGCATTTCTTTTCCGCGAAATTTGCCCCGCGACAACGCATAAGCAGCAGGCGCCGCTAGAGTAACAGTTAGGATAATTGCCGGAAATGTTACCAGAAAACTGTTCCTCATCCAAAGTAGGAACCGCGTGGCGAAAATAACCTCGCGATAGGGCTGGAATGTAGGGTTTAATGGCACGAATTGTGCTTTTGTGGTGACGAATGTGCCATATGGTTGTATGGAAGTAGCTGCGATCCAGTAGACTGGCACGAGGGTGGCAATGGCAACCGTTGTAGCCAAGAGTTGTACCAATACACCCGTGAGCCGGTCTCTTAGCCAAACCCAGCTCATCGTTCCATTCCCCTCAGGAGGCCACCTTGACGGATAATCACTGTAGCAATGATCATTACGATGATGGATATCACAGTCATGAAAGCCGCTTGATACCCGTACTGGTGCGCCACAAATGCGGTTTTGTAACCCCAAGTCATAACCAAGTCAGTCTTTCCCGCAGGGCCGCCTCTGGTCAAGAACCACACTACGATGAAGAGCTGGAAGGTCGTGTTTCCTGTGAGAAGCGCAATGAACAGCATCGCCGGGCGGATCAAAGGCCAAGTGATGAGACGAAAGCGCGACCAGGTTCCCGCCCCATCGATCATAGCCGCCTCGTACAGTTCCGGCGGAACACTCTGCAGAGCACCCAGACTGACCGTCATGACAAAAGGATAAGCGAGCCAAAGCTGGACAATGTGAATTGCCCCCAATGCCAATTCTCCCGAAGTAAGCCAAGGTAAACCATTGAGACCCAAACTACTCAGGAACTGATTGATCAGCCCAAAGTCTGTAAGGAACATCGAGCGCCAGACAAGTACAGAGATGTAGACTGGGATAACCCAAGGGACGATCATCAGGCTGCGGTAGATAGCCGGAGCTCGAAGCCGTTTGGATGTCAAAAGAACAGCCAAACCCAATCCAACGCCAATCTGCAGTACCACGTTGAACACTGTGAATAGCGATGTACGCGACAACACGGCGTAAAACTCACGGCTGTTTAGTAGTTGCACGAAATTGGCCAGTCCGACAAACTTGTACTCATAGTAATGGCGTAGGCTACGGTTAGTGAAAGCGAGGCCTAAATTATACAGTAAAGGGTAGCCCAGTATAGCAGCCATAATGAACAGCGCCGGAGCCAACAGGGTCACTGCAGCCAATGTGCTAATGAGAGGTGAAGAGGTCCGTGGGGACCTCTTCACCTCATAGAATTTTTGGACGACGCTCATGCGACTTCCATTACCTAGTTTTAGCGATGGCGTCTAACACTGCTTGTTGGCCCTCTTTCAACGCCACCTCGGCCGTCTTCTCTCCAGTCCACACCGCGTCAAGGACATCCCAATATGGAGCGCCCCATGCCCAGATCAAGCCCATCTCTGCTCGCTTCGGCATCGGGATAGCAGCCTGCGCCTGTGCCAAAATAGTGAGCTTCACTTCATCCTCCGCAATTCGTGCATCTTCATAGGCTGCTGTGAATGCCGGTGCAAACCCGGCCTCCACTACCCAATCCACAATCTGCGGTGGTGACACAAACCAAGTCAAAAAATCGACAGCGGCCGCCACATCTTGAGCATTGGTCGTCACCATCCAGGAGCGAACGCCCATGAAGGGTCTAGCGGGCCCAATGCCCGTGATCTCTGGGAGCGGAGCTACGCCGAAGTTAATTCCAGCCTTTTCCACATCCGGAAGCGCCCAGGGACCGGTGAAGAGTATTGGCGCGTTCCTATCTGTGAACAACGCAATCTGAGTCGCGTAGTCTTTATCGCTGGACATATATGGCCGTATATTATCAAGTATCCACTGCAGCCCCTGGATGTGCTCTGGCCTGTCAAGACCCACTTCCCCA
Encoded proteins:
- a CDS encoding CvpA family protein gives rise to the protein MNAVDLVILSIVVLSGIASLRTGFLREALGLIGLILGVFLASRFYATGAGYLADLIPDPNVAKIVSFLLIWLCIWIGAVLLAGMGRQALDWISMSWVDVLLGAAYGVVRGLAIVLVLLVLFTRYPIFGILDAIRASVLGPLLLKGLDALLQLVLGKFHILPSAWYAIS
- the mtaB gene encoding tRNA (N(6)-L-threonylcarbamoyladenosine(37)-C(2))-methylthiotransferase MtaB codes for the protein MANRNSGEAIYLTSIGCKLNQSEMESLARKLLAAGHRLTDNPAAANVCVINTCAVTHVATRKSRGAVRRIQRANPNARIVVTGCYAELWPAEIEGLGGITQVVPNREKEALPSLLQRSLGEGCQISAPLAGIMGHTRALVKIQDGCDNQCTYCVVALARGRQRSRSPDEVVAEVRAREAEGYREVVLTGVHIGAYGRECGSSLTALVRRLLDETTVPRLRLSSIEPWDLDKELLALFANPRLCRHLHLPLQSGCDRTLRRMARRYSAGSYRDLVQAARQAIPGLAVTTDVIVGFPGETEEDFAESLAFVREMAFARVHVFPYSCRPGTAAANMSGQVEPSEKHCRTARMIEVAKESAAAFRRAFLGRVVEVLWERQGLHSERGPVWDGLTDNYLRVYTANESDLANQITPVRVLSLWEDGVWGEIVDGPV
- a CDS encoding glycoside hydrolase family 13 protein — its product is MERNASRDAGLFPEITIFGGWGKPSWAADQARRTRRGVNHRSVIIPPDPLPDQAVDVVVSISGTYDQVSLYYTTDGSDPQGSRGRATHGTSIPLAYERTEWHDLMWEYLDWWRGQIPPQAKGTKVKYKIEAWHSRGGCSVYADNQVSDSTLATVFAYLVDELRPPEWVRDSIIYHIFIDRFYPGNHPPGFRSLTSPSDFYGGTIRGVIDKLDYLVNLGVNCLWLSPCFPSTSYHGYDVTDYLTVEPRLGSETDLRNLIKLAHEAGLHVILDFVANHTSWKHPFFVEAQAGRDSVYYNWYTFTHWPNEYKAFFGVKTLPQLNTENQEVRDYIIRQVAIHWLNTYDVDGFRLDSAAGPSHSFWVDFAEMVKNTRPESVHIGEVIENPDSWRSYEGRLDGCLDFLFMRAAREYFALGQLDAEQFDSFITHHESYFADYFLRPTFLDNHDVDRFLWLAREDTRRLKLAALCQFTLPQPPIIYYGTEVGLSQERGIGMPNGREEHGYARQPMLWGEEQDRDLHSHYKKLCAMRHAHRALRRGVRKTVCVDKIAGTYAYALQDPDETILVILNNSERQAWLQIPTTSVGLADGMALRNFLGEDIYVVEEGRVKISLEPFSGIVLGCSR
- a CDS encoding carbohydrate ABC transporter permease, with the translated sequence MSWVWLRDRLTGVLVQLLATTVAIATLVPVYWIAATSIQPYGTFVTTKAQFVPLNPTFQPYREVIFATRFLLWMRNSFLVTFPAIILTVTLAAPAAYALSRGKFRGKEMLLGMILMIQFLPTLTTLMPLFLLFRELHLLNLGGLALLYIALSLPFSIWNLKLYFDTVPLEIEENACIDGASTLQILRHIVLPLAAPALFATCAFVFILCWSEYIVASIILLDSRYYTVAVAFGSVASIWLQLAIPWPQFAAMAVMTSIPFVIVFILGQRYIQAGLMRGALRG
- a CDS encoding sugar ABC transporter permease, with the protein product MSVVQKFYEVKRSPRTSSPLISTLAAVTLLAPALFIMAAILGYPLLYNLGLAFTNRSLRHYYEYKFVGLANFVQLLNSREFYAVLSRTSLFTVFNVVLQIGVGLGLAVLLTSKRLRAPAIYRSLMIVPWVIPVYISVLVWRSMFLTDFGLINQFLSSLGLNGLPWLTSGELALGAIHIVQLWLAYPFVMTVSLGALQSVPPELYEAAMIDGAGTWSRFRLITWPLIRPAMLFIALLTGNTTFQLFIVVWFLTRGGPAGKTDLVMTWGYKTAFVAHQYGYQAAFMTVISIIVMIIATVIIRQGGLLRGMER